The Bradyrhizobium sp. CCBAU 53351 genome segment CGCCGCCCATGGCGATCGCGGCCGCCCGGATCGAGCCGCCAAAATCGAACGCGAACACCTGCGAGCCGGGATAGCGGCGGAACTGAAGGGCCATCAACGCGAGCAGAACCGATTTGCCGGCGCCGGTCGGTCCCACAACAAGAGTATGCCCGACGTCGCCAACGTGAAGGGAGAAGCGGAATGGCGTCGAGCCTTCCGTCTTGCCAAAGAGCAGCGGCGGCGCGTTGAAGTGCTGGTCCCTCGCCTCGCCTGCCCAGACGGCAGAGAGAGGAATCATGTGCGCGAGATTCAAGGTGGAGATCGGAGGCTGCCGAACATTGGCGTAGACATGGCCGGGGAGGCTGCCGAGCCACGCCTCGACGGCATTGACCGTCTCGACCATGCAGGTGAAATCGCGACCCTGAATGACCTTTTCCACTTGGCGTAGCTTTTCGTCGGCCGCCCTTGCATTCAGATCCCAAACGATGACAGTGGCGGTGACAAAGGCCTCTCCGATCTCGTCGGATCCAAGTTCCTGGAGCGCGGCGTCCGCGTCCATCGCCTTGTTGTGCGCATCGGTATCCAGCAGCGAGGATGCTTCGTTCGTCATCACCTCCTTCAGGATCGCGGCAATAGACTTCCGCTTGGCGAACCACTGCCGGCGAATTCGGGTTAGCAGCCTTGTGGCTTCTAGCTTGTCGAGCATGATGGCTCGGCTCGACCAGCGATAGGAGAAGGCAAGCCGATTGAGGTCATCAAGAATCCCAGGGGTCGTGGCGGTCGGGAAGCCGACGATCGTGAGCACCCGCAAATGCGCCGCTCCCAGCATCGGCTCCAGCCCTCCCGAGAGCGGCTGATCCGCCAGCAGAGCGTCCAGGTACATCGGGATCTCCGGGACGCGGACACGATGGCGCTTTGTCGAGATCGTCGCGTGAAGATAGGTCAGTGTTTCGCTGTCATCGAGCCAGCGGCATTCGGGCATGAAGCCTTCGATCAACTGCAGGAGGCGCGCCGTCCGATCAACGAAGCCAGCCAGCACCTGCCGCGCATCGGCATCTTCGTTGCGAGCGCAGCCCTCATAGAGAAGCCGCTCGGCCCTTGCGGCATCTTCCGGCGGCGGAAGATAAAGGAGCGTAAGATAGTAGCTCGACTCGTAGTGGACGCCCTCCTCCTCGAACTGGGCCTTGCGCTCGGCGTCAACGAGCGCGGAGGCGACGTCCGGGAACATGCTCGGCGGGTATGCTCCCGCGGAGTGACGCTGGGCTTCGACGAAGACCGCCCAGCCCGAGCCAAGGCGGCGCAGCGCATTGTTGAGCCGGCCGGCGACTGCGACGAGCTCCGCCGGTACCGCGCTGTCGAGATCGGGCCCGCGAAATTTGGCCGTGCGTTGGAACGAGCCATCCTTGTTCAGGACAATGCCCTCATCGACCAACGCGGCCCAGGGAAGGAAGTCCGCAAGGCGGGTGTTCGACTTGCGATATTCGGCAAGATTCAACATGGGAAAGGTTCCTAAAGATCGAAATGAGCGGGAATTCGCAGGTGGCGGTGTACGACCTCGACGAAAGCGGGATCGCGCTTTGCGGCCCATACAGCTGCGGCGTGGCCGAGCGCCCAGAGCAGCAGGCCCGCGATCCACAGGCGCAATCCCAATCCAAGTGCCGCTGCGAGCGTGCCATTGACGATCGCAACAGCTCTCGGCGCTCCGCCCATCAGGATCGGTTCGGTCAATGCGCGATGCACCGGCACGAGGAAGCCTGCGACGCCCTCCTGCATCAGATCACCACGCCGCCGCCAAACGAGAAGAACGACAGGAAGAAACTCGAAGCCGCAAAGGCAATCGACAGGCCGAAGACGATCTGGATCAGCCGGCGAAAGCCGCCGGACGAATCGCCGAAGGCCAGCGTCAAGCCTGTGACCACGATGATGATGACCGCGATGATCTTGGCGACAGGCCCCTCGACCGATTGCAGAATCTGGTTGAGCGGCTGCTCCCAGGGCATGTTGGAGCCGGCGGCCATGACGGGGGTAGCGGTCGTGGTCATGGCAATCAAGGCCAGGGTGAAAGCTTGCGAAGTCTGGAGGCGATGGTTCACTTGAGATCTCCTGCTGGTGAAAGACTGTAGTCGCCGCCCGCACTGATGCCCTCGACGCGGGCGAGCTCGGCAAGGCGGCGATCGGCGCCGCGCCCCGAAAGGACGGCGATGACATTGATGGTCTCGGCAATGAGCGCGCGCGGGACGGTGACGACCGCCTCCTGGATGAGCTGCTCCAGGCGACGTAGCGCCCCGAGCGCAGAACCTGCGTGGATCGTGCCGATGCCGCCGGGATGCCCCGTGCCCCAGGCCTTGAGGAGATCGAGCGCCTCCGCGCCTCGGACCTCACCGATTGGAATTCGATCCGGCCGCAGCCGAAGTGAAGAGCGCACGAGGTCAGACAGCGAGACCACGCCGTCCTTGGTTCGCAGAGACACGAGGTTTGCTGCCAGGCATTGCAGCTCCCTGGTATCTTCGATCAGAACGACCCGGTCGGAGGTCTTGGCAACCTCCACCAGCAGCGCATTGGTCAGCGTGGTCTTGCCTGTCGACGTGCCGCCCGCGACGAGGATGTTCTGTCGCCCGGCAACGGCGTCCCGCAGCATCGCGGCTTGACCGGCGCGCATGATCCCGGCGGCGACGTAATCGTCGAGCGTAAAGACAGCGACCGCTGGCTTTCGGATCGCAAAGGTCGGCCGAGCCACGACCGGCGGCAACAATCCCTCGAACCGCTCTCCGGTTTCCGGCAGCTCGGCCGAGATCCGGGGAGCAGCTCCATGGACCTCTGCACCGACATGATGCGCGACCAGCCGAATGATGCGCTCCCCGTCCGCAGGTGACAGCTGCTGGCCGGTATCCTCCAAACCGCCGGACAGGCGGTCGATCCAGAGCCGCCCATCGGGATTGAGCATCACTTCGATGACGGCATCGTCTTCGAGATAGCGCGCGACCGCAGGCCCGAGCGCGCTGCGCAGCATGCGCGCGCCGCGCGAGATCGCCTCCGCTTGAGCCGACTGGATTATCACGAGAGCCCCATTCGCTTGAGAGCGCCCCCCACGAGCGCCTCAGATGGGGACGATTAGAAAAACCACGATGGAAGATGACGCAACAACGTGGCTCGTCGGATCGTAGGCTAGCGTAGAAAGAGAAACATTGGCGCAAAGCCTCAACAACCGATGTCAGTTGCTGTCTCCGTCCGCCGGCTGCCGAACGATATCTTCGGGAATCTCGCGCAGAAAACTCTGCCCCTTTTGCAGGCGACGGCCGAGCGTCTCGACAAAACCCTCGAAGCGCTCACGCCCCTTGGCTTGGGCGGCAGCCTGGGCGTCGGAGGGAAGCGGGGGCGTGACTGTCAACCAGAACCGCACGAACAGAGCCAGAGTTTCAGCGGTAAGTCCGAGGTCGCGTTCGAGGCGTTGCATTTGGCGCGATATCCTGTCGAGACGACGCGAAAAGGCGGCTTCCCGCCGGTCCGAGCCATCTGGGGACAGGAACGAGCTGACTGCCGCCTCGACGATTGCAGAGCGTGAGATGTTTTTTCGATCGGCAAGTTCCGTGATCTGTGCCAACAGCTCTGGAGGGAAGTAGACGTTCATGCGGTTGCGCATGATCTTCTCACAATTCAATGCCATCATTCGGGTCGAGTGCGGCTTGCCGCGCAACGCCGCGCATCTTCTGCCGCAGCAGGCGCGACTGGCGCGCGGCATCTTCGTCGTCTTCCAGCACGGCGAATTCCTCGGCCGGCGCGACCTCCGTCGTTTCCTTAACGATGGCGAGGTGATCCGGAAGCTCGGGCTCTCGCCGCAGTCCGCCATTGGCCGTGTCAGCGTCGCCACCGCCAATGTCCGCGGGCGTCTTATCGGGAATAGCGGCCTTCAGCCCTGACCAGCTGTCGGCGCGAGAAGACCTTCGGATCTTGACGGGATCTGGCGGGGGAAGTACGCGCTCGGCAAATCGCTCATCCTCGTAGTAGCGCACTTTTCTCGCACGGATTGGAGGAGTGCCTGCCACCATCACGATCTCCTCTGACGGCGGCAGCTGCATGACCTCTCCCGGGGTCAGAAGCGGCCGCGCGGTATCTTGGCGAGAGACCATGAGATGGCCGAGCCATGGGTTGAGCCGATGGCCGGCGTAGTTCTTCATGGAGCGTATTTCGGTTGCCGTGCCTAGCGCATCGGAGACGCGCCTTGCGGTGCGCTCATCATTGGTCGCAAAGCTTACCCGGACATGACAGTTGTCTAGGATCGCGTTATTCGGGCCGTAGGCCTTCTCGATCTGGTTGAGCGACTGGGCAATGAGGAACGCCTTGATGCCGTAGCCGGCCATGAAAGCCAGTGCCGACTCGAAAAAATCAAGTCGTCCCAAAGCTGGAAATTCATCCAGCATCAGCAACACGCGGTGACGGCGATCCTTATCCTGAAGGTCCTCGGTGATCCGCCGCCCGATTTGGTTGAGGATCAAGCGGACTAGTGGCTTGGTTCGCGAAATATCCGAGGGCGGCACGACCAGGTAGAGCGTGGTGGGGCAGTTGTCTGCGATAAGGTCGGCGATCCGCCAATCGCAGCGGCTTGTCACTTCGGCGACGACGGGATCCCGATAAAGTCCGAGGAAGGACATCGCTGTCGAAAGCACACCCGAGCGTTCATTCTCGGATTTGTTCAGCAGCTCTCTTGCCGTAGAGGCGACGACCGGATGCGGCCCCTGGTCCTTGAGGTGTGCTGTCGTCATCATCGCGTTCAGCGTCGTTTCGATCGGCCGCTTGGGATCCGATAGAAAAGCGGCGACGCCGGCGAGCGTCTTATTGGGCTCGGCATAGAGGACGTGAAGGATTGCCCCGACGAGCAGGGAATGACTGGTTTTCTCCCAATGGTTCCGCTTGTCGAGCGAGCCCTCGGGGTCTACGAGCACATCTGCGACGTTCTGGACGTCCCTGACCTCCCACTCCCCGCGCCGGACCTCCAGAAGCGGATTATAGGCTGATGATCTGGCATTGGTCGGATCGAACAGCAGCACACGGCCGTGCTTCGACCGAAACCCGGCTGTGAGCTGCCAGTTCTCACCCTTGATGTCGTGCACGATGGCCGAGTGCGGCCATGTCAGCAGCGAGGGGACGACGAGCCCGACGCCCTTGCCGGACCTCGTTGGAGCAAAGCAGAGGACGTGCTCGGGCCCATCGTGACGCAGGTCGTTCTTCTCCAGTCGGCCAAGCACAACCCCGTCCGCGCTCAGCAAACCTCCCGCCCTCACCTCCTCAAGCTTGGCCCATCGGGCCGAGCCATAGGTGGCAACGTCCTTGGCCTCCCGGGCGCGCCAGACAGACATGGCGATGGCCACGGCGATGGAGAGAAAGCTTCCAGAGGCGGCGATGTAGGCGCCCTCGGTGAATACGTCAGGTGCATAGGCGTCGAACACGAACCACCACCAGAAGAACTCGGGCGGGTAATAGACCGCAAATCCATACATCTTGAACCAGGGCAGACCGAGCTCGGGTTGGAAGGCCAAGCGCCAGGCCGTCCACTCCGTCGCGCTCCAGATCGTGAGCAGGACGATCGCGCCGACAGCCACGAGCTGCCCCCACAAGATCTTGGTTCCGGACATCGACAAGGCTCTCCTTCGCTGAATGACGCTCTGGCCAAGGAAATCAAAGACCGAGGTCGCGCTTGCGGCCGAAACTCCACTCGATCCCACCGCCATCCCTAACGCTTCCCGTCACATGCTGGCCGAGGCGTTTTTCCAGTTCGCGCGTCCAGGGGACGAGTTGAAAGCCAAGCCCATTGTCGATCAATGCAAAGCGGCCCGACGTGAGGGACAGGCTCTTTCGGTATGTTCCTGCGACCTGCTCACCGACTGCGGCTTGCGCGTGAGGCAAGCCGGTCTCGGCCGCGATTTCGGCACCGGCCGCCTCTAGCTCCCGGCGCCGCAGCGTATTGAGGAGATCGCGTTGCAGGATGATGCGCCCTCCCGCTCGGTGTGCGAGCCCTGCTTCTGCAAGATGTTCGGCTCGCGCCTGCATCGCTTGCCGAGCCTCCCGCCCGAAGCCGCCCAAGGCGAGCGGCATCGAATCGCGCTCGACCAGTCGGTGGTCGAGCCAGGTTGCTCCCGGCGCACCTATTTGCGCGGGAAGATCGAAATCCGAGCGATTGGCGAGCACGCGCGTCGGCCGCTGCTCGTCCATCCCACCGAACTGCCTGACTTCGACAATGCCGCCAATGGGGGGCGCCTGTTCGAATGCCTCAAGACCACGAAAGCGGACGTGATGGAGCCGTCCGTCGGTCGCATCAATGAGCGCATAGGCTTCGCCGGTGAGCTCGTCGTGTAGCCCGGTTGCCAATAATCGCCCGATAATCGGTGCGGTCGTTCTTTCCCCCGTAACGGCGAATTCCGAGAGACTTCGTTCCTGTCCCCGCTCTGTCATCGCTTGATGCATGGTCTTGATGATATCGCCCCGAATTGCAAGGTCTCTGAGATGGGGTTCTGCGTCCAAACCCACCATCCACTCACCGGGTACCGCCGATGAGGCAAGGCCCATCTTTTGCAGATGCTGAAGGCGCCCGATCATAAGGCGGCGGATTTCGGGGTCAGATATCCCTTCCCGATCGGGCCGCAGGTCGAGATAGCCGGTCTCGTCGGCAGCCAGACGGATCTCGCGGTCGAGCCGTGTCCATCTTTCGGCGAAGACTTCGCGTTCGAGAGCCCTGCGGATCTCGTGCTCGGCTTTGGGCCCGAGCTCGATGGATGCCAGCTCTTCCGCGCGAGAGCGTAGTCCCTGGCTGATATAGTCGCGGGAGATCACGAGGTCCTCAACGTTGTCGCTGACCCCGCGAACAAGCAGGTGAATGTGTGGATTGTCCGTGTTCCAGTGATCGACGGCGACCCAGTCGAGCCGTGTGCCGAGGTCCGCCTTCATCTGCCTGGCGAGATCGCGCGTGAACGCTTTCAGATCGCTCATCTCGCCCCCGTCCTCGGGTGCGATGATGAATCGAAAATGATGCCGATCGCCCTTGCAACGCTCGGCGAAGGCGCTGCCATCAACCTCTTCGCGTTCGGCGTCAAACAGCGAGGCTCTCTCGCCGCTGCGGGTCACGCCATCGCGCCGGAGGTACGAGATATGCGCCGCGAGTGATGCCGAGCCGAATGCCAATCCCTTATGCCGCGCGACCCGCGCCTTCACGGTCACGCGGCGCGCAGCGCTAAACAGACGGTTGCGGGCAAACTGGAGCCGGCCGCGGCCGAACGTCGAGCGCCCGACGCGTCCTCCGCGGCTCATCGAGGAGGCGGAGGTGTGGCCCGCCTTCTGCGCCGCTTGCAGTACCTGATTGAAGAAGCTCTTGGCCTTGGGCGCGCGCGTGCTGCGGATGCGGCCGGGCCGGATGTGAAGTTCGCTGTCCTTGGTATTCACGGTCGTTCTTTCCTCGTAAATCTTAGTCAGTACCGAAAGATGCATTGAATTTGCTTGTGAATGTTCAAAGCGCGGCACGCGCCACGACCGATCGGCACGCCAGAACCCAAGCCATGGCAATGGCTTGGCGTTCGACGGGCGAGCCGCTTTTATCTTGCCCTAGCCCGTCGTTCTTTGTTACTCGCTCTTCCTTCCTCTAGTTGACGAACATTTCGTCTGCTGGTCCACGGATCAGCAGACAAATCTCCTGCCTTTTCGCCTGCAAAGGAGGGAGATTTACGGCAAAGAGCAGTTGGGATTCATTGTGGTGGATCCTCCAACAGCGCCTGCAGAAACACGTCGGCTGGTGGCCGATTCATTGGGAAAAAAACAGCCGCGACGTGGCAGTTAGTTTGCGAAGCGCACACTGTTTGCGAGCGCTTGCGATAGCGATCGTTACCCGAAGGGCCGAGACACCCATAGGGTGGCTCGGTGAGGAGCGAAGCGACGAGTAGAGCGCGGGCCGAAGGCATCGCCCATATGCCGTATGCAGATGCCGGACGCTTACGGTCGTTCACCTCCGCCCCTCTCACTTCTCGCCGATCGCTCGCTGACATGTGTTCCGCTCCGCAACCGCGCTTCTGATCATTGCATGGTGCGAGAATCGGTCCGCGCCACGAATAGACCAGTCGAGCTTGGAACGATCCGCAGAATATCTCGCGAGGAGATAGCGTTCATGATGTCTGCCGAAGGCACAATCCTTATCGACCGGTCGTCCGTTCTCGGCATGTCAGTTGGCTTATGAGTTGACTGCGGAATGAGCAGCGACGATGCTGATGACGTGACGCCAGCCTTCCAGGTCGGTTGCTGATCGACGTCCAGCACGGACCCAAGCCTCTTCACATAGGCTTGGGTTTCGACAGGCAATGGACGCCCGGCAAGATGCTCCTGATAGCGCAGCGGTCCTGCGTGATAGGCAGCAAATACGCCGTTCGGTCCGAAGCGGTCGAGCATTTCACGCAGATACGCCGTTCCTGCCAGGATGTTGTCACGGGGGTCGAACGGATCGCTGCCGAGGGCGTGCCGGCGGCGCAATTCGGCCCAGGTGTCGGGCATGAGCTGCATCAGCCCCATGGCGCCTTTGGGCGATCTGGCACGAACGTCTCCAGTGCTTTCGACAGCCATCACCTCGACAATCCAGGAGACTGGAATGGAAAAACGCTGTGAAGCTTCGATGATGAAGGTTTCGAATGGCTGGGCCCCTTCGTGCTCCGCCCCTGTTGCTGTCTCCTCGGCGACCGAAGCACTGCAAAGCGCGAGCACGAGCAACAGGAAGGGTGCAGCGAACAGGCGCGCGCCAAACTGTGCCAGGTACGTCCTCCTGCGCGCCTCTTCCCGATGGAGAAAGCCTTTGTGCGCGCCATTCAGCAGCGGGAGGTGTTCCTCCCTAACATCGCCTTTGCATGGAGGAGCCGGAATGGAGAAAGGGCCTTGCGGTCCATCGAACAAGCGCATGGTGAAATGAATATGACGAACACACCTCATCACTCCTCCGAGGTCCACACCGGGTCCGCACGGCCGATCACGGCTGCGGCTGGAAGAAAGCCAAAATACCGGCCGTCGAAGGACTCATCCGATTGCCAGTTCATGAGAAAGAGCTCGGCCGGCCCGACGACGCGGCAGCCCTGCCAGTCTGGCAGCGGACGGCCGCGGCCGTCACGCTCACGCGCCTCACCCATAGCAATGTTGTCCACCGAGATGGCGAGGCCTGTTCTGCAAACCGTCTGCCCGGGGAGCGCGAGGATACGTTTGAGCATAGGAAGGCCGAGCGGCAAATAGCCCTTCAGGTCGAGGAAGCTCGCCAGCGGTTCAGGCGGCTGAACCGCAACCAGCTCCGTGACATACAAAGTCTCTGCGGAACGCAGGCGGTAAAGGCCGATGGGCACGCTCGGCGATGCATTCCAGATGAAGGCCGGCGTTCGCCCTTCCACGATGGTTACGGCGATCGCTGCGGCAGCCCCGCACATCGCAAGCAGCGTCATCATCCGCCCTCTCATCGGATGATCCTCCGCCGGCGAAGCCAGGCCTGATGGCGAGCTTTCGTGTAGGGACGTGGGCTTTCATTGACGGAAAGACGGTTGTGGACATGCTGCCAATGATCTGGGGCGACATCAGCCGGATCGATACCAAGTGCCTCGACGGCATCGATCATCTGCAGCACGCGCTCGACCTTCGGCCAGCCAGAAAGGCGAAGCAGAATGTCGCCTCCTGGCTTCACATAGGGCACGGTCGAGCAGCGCTGACCCGCGGCGACGGCACGCAGGATATCAATGCGCGAAATCACCGTCCCGAAATCATTCGACGTCCAACGAACGAACGCAAAGATGCTGCCTGGAGCAAATGCCAGGACGCGACGATGGCGATCGAGCTTCCGTTCCTCGACATTGCGGCCAAATCGAACCCGGTTCTCGATCCGCTTCTCCAGCCACAGCACTTCCACCTCGGTGAGATCGCTCATGCTGTCTCTCCCGGAAGCTCGAAAAGCCAACGGCTAGTGATGAGGACGGACGATTGCGGGATTTGAACCTGAAGGCAGCTCGACCGTCCGTGCCACTGCCGCTCTTCCACAATGTGGGCAACAGCGAGTTCCGTTAGAAGAAATCCGAAGGATTTCTGGTTAGTAAAGTTAGGGGGCCAGGAAAGCGCGCGTTCACAAGCCTTTAGGTTCGCTTTCGGTCCCCGATAGCACGATGATCTGGTCCCTGATGGCACGAGGGTTGCGGTCCCCGATAGCACGAGCTGATTCACAGGTTGTCCCCTGAAATTGGTCCCGAACGACGCGCCGACAGGCGCGCCGTAACGGGAAGGTTTGGGATCGAGGCGAAGTTCAGCCGCTCGCGGCCGTTTGGATCGCGCGTGAGGACGAGCCGATAGCCCGGCAATGTCTGCCGCTGGACAATCTGTCGAACGTCGTAGGCAAAATGCTTGAGCGGCGAGAGGCTGCCGGACTTGGCATGAAGATGGGCAAGGTCGAAGCTCCAGCCGCCGCGCTGCCGGCCGCCGTGCTTGCGCACCAGCCGGTAAAGCCAGCGCTCAAGGCCACCTGTCAGGTCGAAATAGGCGCGGTCGATCGTCAGAACGAGAGCGTCATCGATCACGCCGGCATAGAACCAATCTGGCAGGATCAGTTCGATCCCAAATGGTCTGCCATATGCATCAGCGGCTTCCTTCCACTCGTTAATCCAGGAGAAGCGGTGCCGCCGCCGTTCTGCGGGTTGACGGATCGAGGTCAGCACGGTCGTTGACTGAAGTCTGTCAAGACCTGCCTTCAGCCGGTCGTAGTCGCGTGCGCTGGTGCCGCGGCCGACGAACGTCAGAATCTCATATGGCGTTGCGGCTATCAGGCGTGATGTTTTCAGACCGGCATCGCGAGCTTCGACGATCTGGGAGGCAGCCCAAATCAGGACGTCGGCGTCCCAGATCGTTGCCATGCCGTGCTCCGGGACAGCTTCGACGCGGATTGAGGTTGTTCCGGCGCAGAAATCGATGGGCACGATCCTTTTGGTCTTAGCCAGCGAAAAGAATGGATAAGCCATCAGATCCTGCGCATCGCGTGGAGCAAGATCTCCCGGCAGGGCGCGGAAAAGCTCAAGCTGATGGCGGTCGGCTTGCTGAATGCGTCGCATGATGATTGCCTTCAGAGCGACCATCAGCGGTGTTCCTGGCCGGCATAACGACGTAGTTGCGAATGCTTTTTGGCCGGCAGCACCGTGTCTTTGCCAGGGTCAGAAGTGGACGTTTTGGCGCCGAGATCGGCCCACGCTTTCAGGTCGTCCAAGGCGTAGACGACGCGGCCGCCGATCTTCCGGTAGGTCGGCCCGGTACCGTAAGTGCGATGTTTTTCCAGCGTGCGGCCAGACAGGCCGAGGTAGCGTGCAGCCTCGGGAGTGCGCAGGAAACGCGGAGGAAGTCCGGCGGTCGGATCGGGCATTTGAGAGCTCCAAGATGGCGGCGCACCACCCATGAGGGCGCCGGCGTGGGTGTGGTCATCTTGGAGAAGCAGGGCTTCGGAGGGGGATGCCGAAGATCGGGGGTGCATGTTTCGACACCCCCGCGATGAGGCTATTTGTTCCTGCGCCCGGAGCGCAGAAGCCTGCAATAGCCGCCCCGCATCAAGGAGAAGCCGTCGTGTACCAG includes the following:
- the trbE gene encoding conjugal transfer protein TrbE, with amino-acid sequence MLNLAEYRKSNTRLADFLPWAALVDEGIVLNKDGSFQRTAKFRGPDLDSAVPAELVAVAGRLNNALRRLGSGWAVFVEAQRHSAGAYPPSMFPDVASALVDAERKAQFEEEGVHYESSYYLTLLYLPPPEDAARAERLLYEGCARNEDADARQVLAGFVDRTARLLQLIEGFMPECRWLDDSETLTYLHATISTKRHRVRVPEIPMYLDALLADQPLSGGLEPMLGAAHLRVLTIVGFPTATTPGILDDLNRLAFSYRWSSRAIMLDKLEATRLLTRIRRQWFAKRKSIAAILKEVMTNEASSLLDTDAHNKAMDADAALQELGSDEIGEAFVTATVIVWDLNARAADEKLRQVEKVIQGRDFTCMVETVNAVEAWLGSLPGHVYANVRQPPISTLNLAHMIPLSAVWAGEARDQHFNAPPLLFGKTEGSTPFRFSLHVGDVGHTLVVGPTGAGKSVLLALMALQFRRYPGSQVFAFDFGGSIRAAAIAMGGDWHDLGGALSADDGAPIALQPLAWIDNPAERAWATDWVAALLTREKVDLSPEGKDHLWSALTSLASAPVPERTLTGLSVLLQSNVLKRALQPYCLGGPYGRLLDAEFERLGEASVQAFETEGLIGTGAAPAVLAYLFHRIGDRLDGRPTLIIVDEGWLALDDADFAGQLREWLKTLRKKNASVVFATQSLSDIDGSAIAPAIIESCPTRLLLPNERAIEPQITAIYRRFGLNDRQIELLSRATPKRDYYCQSRRGNRMFELGLGEVALAFTAASAKSDQLAIEHLVAEHGAEGFLAVWLEHRGASWAIDLIPNLKNLESSR
- a CDS encoding S26 family signal peptidase — its product is MRGRMMTLLAMCGAAAAIAVTIVEGRTPAFIWNASPSVPIGLYRLRSAETLYVTELVAVQPPEPLASFLDLKGYLPLGLPMLKRILALPGQTVCRTGLAISVDNIAMGEARERDGRGRPLPDWQGCRVVGPAELFLMNWQSDESFDGRYFGFLPAAAVIGRADPVWTSEE
- a CDS encoding CopG family transcriptional regulator, which produces MRNRMNVYFPPELLAQITELADRKNISRSAIVEAAVSSFLSPDGSDRREAAFSRRLDRISRQMQRLERDLGLTAETLALFVRFWLTVTPPLPSDAQAAAQAKGRERFEGFVETLGRRLQKGQSFLREIPEDIVRQPADGDSN
- a CDS encoding lytic transglycosylase domain-containing protein codes for the protein MRCVRHIHFTMRLFDGPQGPFSIPAPPCKGDVREEHLPLLNGAHKGFLHREEARRRTYLAQFGARLFAAPFLLLVLALCSASVAEETATGAEHEGAQPFETFIIEASQRFSIPVSWIVEVMAVESTGDVRARSPKGAMGLMQLMPDTWAELRRRHALGSDPFDPRDNILAGTAYLREMLDRFGPNGVFAAYHAGPLRYQEHLAGRPLPVETQAYVKRLGSVLDVDQQPTWKAGVTSSASSLLIPQSTHKPTDMPRTDDRSIRIVPSADIMNAISSRDILRIVPSSTGLFVARTDSRTMQ
- the trbB gene encoding P-type conjugative transfer ATPase TrbB, translated to MLRSALGPAVARYLEDDAVIEVMLNPDGRLWIDRLSGGLEDTGQQLSPADGERIIRLVAHHVGAEVHGAAPRISAELPETGERFEGLLPPVVARPTFAIRKPAVAVFTLDDYVAAGIMRAGQAAMLRDAVAGRQNILVAGGTSTGKTTLTNALLVEVAKTSDRVVLIEDTRELQCLAANLVSLRTKDGVVSLSDLVRSSLRLRPDRIPIGEVRGAEALDLLKAWGTGHPGGIGTIHAGSALGALRRLEQLIQEAVVTVPRALIAETINVIAVLSGRGADRRLAELARVEGISAGGDYSLSPAGDLK
- a CDS encoding conjugal transfer protein TraG codes for the protein MSGTKILWGQLVAVGAIVLLTIWSATEWTAWRLAFQPELGLPWFKMYGFAVYYPPEFFWWWFVFDAYAPDVFTEGAYIAASGSFLSIAVAIAMSVWRAREAKDVATYGSARWAKLEEVRAGGLLSADGVVLGRLEKNDLRHDGPEHVLCFAPTRSGKGVGLVVPSLLTWPHSAIVHDIKGENWQLTAGFRSKHGRVLLFDPTNARSSAYNPLLEVRRGEWEVRDVQNVADVLVDPEGSLDKRNHWEKTSHSLLVGAILHVLYAEPNKTLAGVAAFLSDPKRPIETTLNAMMTTAHLKDQGPHPVVASTARELLNKSENERSGVLSTAMSFLGLYRDPVVAEVTSRCDWRIADLIADNCPTTLYLVVPPSDISRTKPLVRLILNQIGRRITEDLQDKDRRHRVLLMLDEFPALGRLDFFESALAFMAGYGIKAFLIAQSLNQIEKAYGPNNAILDNCHVRVSFATNDERTARRVSDALGTATEIRSMKNYAGHRLNPWLGHLMVSRQDTARPLLTPGEVMQLPPSEEIVMVAGTPPIRARKVRYYEDERFAERVLPPPDPVKIRRSSRADSWSGLKAAIPDKTPADIGGGDADTANGGLRREPELPDHLAIVKETTEVAPAEEFAVLEDDEDAARQSRLLRQKMRGVARQAALDPNDGIEL
- a CDS encoding DUF3363 domain-containing protein codes for the protein MNTKDSELHIRPGRIRSTRAPKAKSFFNQVLQAAQKAGHTSASSMSRGGRVGRSTFGRGRLQFARNRLFSAARRVTVKARVARHKGLAFGSASLAAHISYLRRDGVTRSGERASLFDAEREEVDGSAFAERCKGDRHHFRFIIAPEDGGEMSDLKAFTRDLARQMKADLGTRLDWVAVDHWNTDNPHIHLLVRGVSDNVEDLVISRDYISQGLRSRAEELASIELGPKAEHEIRRALEREVFAERWTRLDREIRLAADETGYLDLRPDREGISDPEIRRLMIGRLQHLQKMGLASSAVPGEWMVGLDAEPHLRDLAIRGDIIKTMHQAMTERGQERSLSEFAVTGERTTAPIIGRLLATGLHDELTGEAYALIDATDGRLHHVRFRGLEAFEQAPPIGGIVEVRQFGGMDEQRPTRVLANRSDFDLPAQIGAPGATWLDHRLVERDSMPLALGGFGREARQAMQARAEHLAEAGLAHRAGGRIILQRDLLNTLRRRELEAAGAEIAAETGLPHAQAAVGEQVAGTYRKSLSLTSGRFALIDNGLGFQLVPWTRELEKRLGQHVTGSVRDGGGIEWSFGRKRDLGL
- a CDS encoding VirB3 family type IV secretion system protein, which codes for MQEGVAGFLVPVHRALTEPILMGGAPRAVAIVNGTLAAALGLGLRLWIAGLLLWALGHAAAVWAAKRDPAFVEVVHRHLRIPAHFDL
- a CDS encoding replication initiator protein A, translated to MRRIQQADRHQLELFRALPGDLAPRDAQDLMAYPFFSLAKTKRIVPIDFCAGTTSIRVEAVPEHGMATIWDADVLIWAASQIVEARDAGLKTSRLIAATPYEILTFVGRGTSARDYDRLKAGLDRLQSTTVLTSIRQPAERRRHRFSWINEWKEAADAYGRPFGIELILPDWFYAGVIDDALVLTIDRAYFDLTGGLERWLYRLVRKHGGRQRGGWSFDLAHLHAKSGSLSPLKHFAYDVRQIVQRQTLPGYRLVLTRDPNGRERLNFASIPNLPVTARLSARRSGPISGDNL
- a CDS encoding DUF2840 domain-containing protein is translated as MSDLTEVEVLWLEKRIENRVRFGRNVEERKLDRHRRVLAFAPGSIFAFVRWTSNDFGTVISRIDILRAVAAGQRCSTVPYVKPGGDILLRLSGWPKVERVLQMIDAVEALGIDPADVAPDHWQHVHNRLSVNESPRPYTKARHQAWLRRRRIIR
- a CDS encoding TrbC/VirB2 family protein, which produces MTTTATPVMAAGSNMPWEQPLNQILQSVEGPVAKIIAVIIIVVTGLTLAFGDSSGGFRRLIQIVFGLSIAFAASSFFLSFFSFGGGVVI